Proteins co-encoded in one Candidatus Auribacterota bacterium genomic window:
- a CDS encoding HTH domain-containing protein, producing MREALSESGLKEPTFDADGYFRTVFYRPGGVGMGTLGAGGSWESTQKGSQKTSQKIISLIAAKPEITIDEMADKLDISPRAVKKHLHNLKGTGLLKRIGPDKGGYWKAVQ from the coding sequence ATGAGAGAAGCCCTCTCAGAATCGGGTTTGAAAGAGCCCACTTTTGATGCCGACGGCTATTTCCGCACCGTGTTTTATAGACCGGGGGGTGTAGGTATGGGAACTCTTGGGGCGGGAGGTTCCTGGGAAAGTACCCAGAAAGGTTCACAGAAAACTTCCCAGAAAATAATATCGCTTATAGCCGCCAAACCGGAGATCACCATTGATGAAATGGCTGATAAACTTGATATAAGTCCGCGCGCCGTCAAAAAACATTTGCACAACCTGAAGGGCACGGGTTTGCTTAAGAGAATTGGCCCTGACAAAGGCGGCTATTGGAAAGCGGTACAGTGA